The Solanum pennellii chromosome 7, SPENNV200 DNA segment GAACCTCAGTCACTATGAAGGACAGAATCATAGGTGGTAATATGATTGCTAATCAATATTCATTCTGTTAATATATcttttacaaaatcaaatgcaataaaataataaatttcaaatttcctTGCCTCTGCTTTTCTCCAAAGCAGACCCTGTTGGAGTAACTTAGCACATGGATGGCTTTTGATTAACCTTAGTCCAAGTTTATAAACCCTTGTGTTTAGACAAGGACTTCTTCCCCTTATCAAGTCCCTTCATGTGAATCAGGGACACCTTGCACatgtccccccccccccctcctccCCCTTAATGACTTAATCCCCCTTGGTTTGTATATGTACAATACAAGGGgggcaaaaagaaaaagacatacTTCCTCTTTAAGAGATTGAAAAGCTAGTAGACATTGTTTCTTTCATATCTCCACTTTTGGTTTCCCCTTCTCTGCCCCATTACCAACTAAACTGGGAAAACAGTTTTTAACTATGTTCTTTTTTGTTCTCTTTGTTTAGCCCCCATTAATCATTGTGCAAGTAATTGCTTTCTTTCATGTATTTTTCCTCACGTACTGATTTATAACTTCTTATTTTGCCAGAGTTTGAGGACAAAGAGGCCTGTGAACAAGCATATTTTAAGGTAGTAAAGAGGAATAATATCCGTCTTGATTGGAATGTATGaatgtattttattaattgtGTCTATTTATCAAAGGGCTTAAGAAGTTCATATTTATGAGTTCCAAATTGAATGTATAACTTGAATGCTGGTGTTAGAATGTATATCATTTAATGGACACTTGTCCTATGATAGTCTGTGTTATCTTGATGTTAAGTGTAAGGAAAGCCAATATTGATTATGCAGCACCCATACTACTAGTTTTTTTACAACATATGATCCCATAAGTGGGGTCTGCTactagattttaaaaataaaaataaataaataaataatgtgtgTGAAATACCACCAACTGGAAAGCTTGATTTTAAAGATCCTATTGGTGGCATTAAGGCAGTTGCTTTATAGAAGTAGTGCTGATATACATGTTCTTGGCAAAGTTTTTTTTCCATGACCTGCCTATTAATTTATGAAGGGGTTTTAAATGGAATGTCTTGTTGAACATTTATGTTTCCCAGGCCAGGCTTAAAATGTTTATTGTAAGCAGTTTTAGTTGAGGAACGTAGGGAAACAACATTCCACTTTTTGGTTTCCAATGGATACAAGAGGTGTGGTCTGAAGTAGAATCTTTGCAATGATTGGTGTGATAAAATATGTGGTAGAACTTTCCTTTTATGGAAGTAGACATTATTTTTAAAGGCACCAAAAAAGAAAGTGGGCAACCAATATTAATGGCAGGAGCACTTGCAAATGCTGTGCATTTCTGTCTTGCTTGTTTTggtctttcatttttattaacttGTTACCTGAATATTGAAGTTGTGTGTTTGTTTATACTTATTAGAATGTAGCAACATATATGGTGGGGAAGCTATGATTTTCGATGACTCACTTTTGCTATTTTTGATAGATGGATAATGCTTTAATTGATGATCGAAGGATACATGTTGATTTCAGCCAGAGTGTTGCAAAGTTGTGGTCCCAATATCGACGCAAAGATCAAACGGGTAAAGGTAAGCTATGCACATCTTGTAATGTGGTTCGTCTATcaattttgaatgaaattaatttgTATTAGAAACTGAATGCTATAGCTTATCAAACTGAATGCAAGATGATGTCATCAGATTATATGACGGTTTGTATTTGATATCAAATACTTTGCTCATATGTGCAGATGTTAGCTTATTGGAATTTGATCTTTTTAGGATcacatttcattttatatttactgTTTATTCTTCTATTCAGTGTCACTAATCATTGTTATGCCATTTGATCCCCCAAAAATTAATTACTGTTTCAGTTTAATTTTTCTGGTATGATAAAATTACTGTTTCAGTTGGTGTGACCAATTGACAGATTATGTTTCTTAAATGTAACTTAACAGGTTATCCTATTGGAACTTTTTCCTCGAGGTTGCTAAATAGGGTGATAGTTTGGTTTCTTCTTTTGATAGGTAAAAAGTAAGTCTTTAAACGGATCTCAGTACCAAGATTGTACCGTACAGTACAAAAACATGCTGAGTAGAAATCCTCTTATATCTGTGAGGATTCCAAAACTCCAGCATTACATCAACATCAAAAGCAAAGTCAGCATTACACCATAATTCTAACTCTGAATACATGTGCTTTTAACTAAAGCAATATTCTCTTCCTTCCCTTCAAAGCATCTTCGATTTCTCTCTTCTGACTAAACAGTCCACATTATGCACAATGGAATTGTCTTCCAGATCTTCCAGACTTTCCAGACATTCTTCTCCTCCTTTTTCAAACTCTGGTTTTGCCACCTACAGAGGGCTTGCTTCACATTGGCTTGACATAGCCCACTGAATTCCGTAAGACTATGGAACATCTGAATATACATCAAATATGCCACTTGAAATAGCAGTGTAGTAGCAGGCGATTGACTGTCTCACCATCTTTTTGCAAGTTTAGCTCCAGCTACAAAAGCTAAAACCTCttctttgtaatttttcttGCGTCAAACAAGTGCATGTGCTGCAACCCATCTAACAGAAGCTACTCTAATAGGAGCtttgatttctaaattatttgTCCATGGTAGCACCATCCCGAGCCGCATTCCTCGTCAGAGTCTGATAACAAGATTTCACATAGAAGttcttgattaaaaaaaaaaatcacataaaagtTCTCATCTCTGCTGCCTTTCCAGCATATCCCTGTAAGCTTGCCAGCGAAATGTTCCCCACAATCTCAAGTAAAATATCATGTGAACTATGTATAACGACTTTATTGTTTTAAAGTAGTTCCAACATCTCTTATGTGTATCTGCACATTTAGAACTTATGGAAGCAAGCAACATTGTTGCAGCCCCTGCCAAATTAGATCTGATCAAtggtatttatttatttcaggAAGAGGTTGCTTCAAATGTGGTTCTCTTGATCACGTGGCTAAAGACTGCACTGGTGATGCCACCAAACAGCAGTCGAACTACATTCTTAAAGAAGAAGACAACAAGCAGCGTGGTGGAGACGGTAACTCAAGGTTAGCAGGAACCAACAGCCCACGCCTCATTCCTCCTGTTTTTCTCTCTAAAAActcctttttttaaaactctTCTGAACATTTAATTCAAGGTATGAAATGGTATTTGATGAAGATGCTGCTGGAAGtccaaaaagaaataagagGGGAAGAGAATTTGAAGGTGGAAAACATTACGAGAATCAGAATCCTAAACGTAGAGAACTTGAAGATGATGGAGCCAGGAAGGATATAAAAAGAGATGGATATGAACGGCATAGGCAGGAGGATAGAagtaatgattatagaactgaAGAGAGGCATCGTGGAAGTGGGATGCGAGCAAGTGGAGAGAAGGAAAGGGATTATAGGGGTCGGAACGATCTGGATTATAGAAGAAACACTAATTATGATAACCGTAAGGCTGGGGGGGAGAGACAAGACCATGATAAGAGACATGCGGATAACATGAGGCATGTGGACAAGGATTATCGGAGGGAGAGAGAAAAGAGGGATCGGAGAGATGAGGTGGAATATGATGGTGGTCATGCAGATGAAGTTAGGTACAAAGACAATTCACAGAATAGAGGAAGAGGGGAAGAGCAAGATAGAGGAAAACGAAGGTCAGAGGGTGATGATGACCGTGACCGTGACCGTGATCGCTACCGTGATCATGACCGTCGTCGTGATCGACCTCGTGACCATGATCGTGGCAGAAGGAATTAAGTCGGTGAAAATCATTCACTTGAGCCTGGAGAACTTAGCTAGATAATGATATTTCAATGTATGATGTGTTTGTGATACACTCTTTTTTGGTGTATGTTGTATGAATTAGTCATTGCACTTTAAAGGCTCGTAAAAAGAGCTTAGTAAACAACGATGTTCCTGAATGAAAAATGCGTACACATATGAACTGAAATCACagataatatatgttttttgtttcttcCAAGTTCCAATTTGGTTTTGAATTCCTCAGGTTTCagggaaaataaaattataaaacagAGTGTGAACTGAATTTAAAACGTAGACAGAGCAATTAAAAGTGTTTGAGCTCAACTTTTATACAACTCTTACCAAGGGTATACATATATGGCTATTTTCTTCCCTCCAATAGACTCATCTTCTATTTACTTCTtacatcatttttattaaaataaagaaactcaaattaatttaactaatagCTTAACTCTAATATATTTTACAATCATGTTTACATTCGATATTAATTCTAACTAGTATACTTAGCCGCGCTTTGCGCGGTtatgaaaaagattaaaataaaattacatatttaatatcaataattactttaataaaaagaattttttgttaatcacATAGTTTTATAGAAgagaaattatgaaaaatatttagattaaatatgaaatttattaagaaatcaatatatgtgaacttcaaaaagttaaatattagaaataaattttatagagaaaaaggGAAGGTAATAAGAATTGGGTAATATTAGAACTACTTAAATGTAAACTtgtgatcatttttttttatttgagattttcttagtataatttatatatatttatgtaaacttGAAATCTAATCGTTCTTTTATGCTTATttgtaatttgataaattatattcttagtataattttttggCCATGTATAACTCAGATTGCTATTAATAGTTAGTATTCATAACTATATAGTTAGCCAACactattataaatcattatcCACAATTACTATTACTTGTCCTCGTCATGACCCAATCAtcacatgttttaattatttttattgtacaatattagattaatttaatatttgtattaataacttgttaataattaaattttaaataaaaaaagtttaaaaatcttaattagttaaatttcatacttattattattattattattattattattattattatcattatacttAGGTTTAGATATCCAATTATTTTTGGGATAACTTATATtgggaaaaaatataaaatttaaaaataacataaaagagaacaaaagagagaattaactacgaaaaaaaattcaagaaaatgacacatacactattccttttttttttaatttt contains these protein-coding regions:
- the LOC107024132 gene encoding peptidyl-prolyl cis-trans isomerase CYP59, with protein sequence MSVMIVTSLGEIVIDLFTDRCPLTCKNFLKLCKIKYYNGCLFHTIQKDFTAQTGDPTGTGSGGDSVYKILYGDQARFFGDEIHLDLKHSKMGTVAMASAGENLNASQFYITLRNDLDYLDGKHTVFGEIAEGQETLDRINEAYVDGKGRPFKNIRIKHTYILDDPFDDPPQLSDLVPDASPEGKPKDEVEDDVRLEDDWVPMDEQLGMQELEEVLRAKEAHSRAVVLESVGDIPDAEIKPPDNVLFVCKLNPVTEDEDLYTIFSRFGTVTSAEIIRDFKTGDSLCYAFIEFEDKEACEQAYFKMDNALIDDRRIHVDFSQSVAKLWSQYRRKDQTGKGRGCFKCGSLDHVAKDCTGDATKQQSNYILKEEDNKQRGGDGNSRYEMVFDEDAAGSPKRNKRGREFEGGKHYENQNPKRRELEDDGARKDIKRDGYERHRQEDRSNDYRTEERHRGSGMRASGEKERDYRGRNDLDYRRNTNYDNRKAGGERQDHDKRHADNMRHVDKDYRREREKRDRRDEVEYDGGHADEVRYKDNSQNRGRGEEQDRGKRRSEGDDDRDRDRDRYRDHDRRRDRPRDHDRGRRN